From a region of the Zingiber officinale cultivar Zhangliang chromosome 10B, Zo_v1.1, whole genome shotgun sequence genome:
- the LOC122029259 gene encoding trimethyltridecatetraene synthase-like, with protein MLSTLRTTLMATWWLTIPLPLLLLLRLVIGRRRKLNLPPGPRSLPVIGNLNLIGSLTHRSLQALSRKYGHLMYLRFGSLGVVVGSSVETGKFFLMTHGVHFASRPRNAAGKYSSYNYSDIIWSPYDAYWRQARKMCVIELFSANRLDSFAYIRVEEIRALLRRLFDSAGAAPVLIKHHFFDTSLNIISRMTLGKKYLNREEAGEEFKEMMDELFLPNGVLNIGDYIPCLNFLDLQGYIRRMKKLSKKFDRFLEHVLDEHNERRRIEGERFAVRDMVDVLLQLADDPNLDVKIERHGVKAFIQDLIAGGTESSSATVEWALSELLRRPEVMEKATEELDRVVGRGRWAEEKDMERLDYIRAIVKEAMRMHPVAPTLVPHLSTEHTRFDGYDIPAGTMAIVNVWSIGRDPEVWEEPEEFRPERFLGSTVDVSGHDFQLIPFGPGRRMCPGYRLGLKVVQMGVANLLHGFNWRLPEGMKAEDVSMEGFFRLSTTRKVRLEAKLPAHLYA; from the exons ATGTT ATCTACTCTCAGAACTACACTCATGGCGACGTGGTGGTTAACCATCCCACTGccgctgctcctcctcctccgcctcgTCATCGGCCGCCGGCGCAAGCTCAACTTACCACCAGGTCCGCGGTCACTGCCCGTTATAGGCAACCTGAACCTCATCGGCTCCCTCACCCACCGTTCGCTGCAGGCTCTCTCCCGGAAGTACGGACACCTCATGTACCTCCGCTTCGGATCCCTCGGGGTCGTGGTCGGCTCCTCAGTTGAAACGGGCAAGTTCTTCCTCATGACGCACGGCGTCCACTTCGCCTCCCGCCCTCGGAACGCCGCCGGCAAGTACTCCAGTTACAACTACTCCGACATAATCTGGTCCCCCTACGACGCCTACTGGCGCCAGGCCCGGAAGATGTGCGTGATAGAACTCTTCAGCGCCAATCGCCTCGACTCCTTCGCGTACATCAGAGTCGAGGAGATCCGCGCCCTGCTCCGCCGCCTGTTCGACTCCGCCGGAGCCGCGCCGGTCCTCATAAAGCACCACTTCTTCGACACTAGCCTCAACATCATCAGCCGAATG ACGCTGGGGAAGAAGTACCTGAACAGAGAGGAAGCAGGGGAGGAGTTCAAGGAGATGATGGACGAGCTGTTCTTGCCCAACGGCGTGTTGAACATCGGCGACTACATTCCCTGTCTCAACTTCCTCGACCTGCAGGGCTACATCAGGAGGATGAAGAAGCTGAGCAAGAAGTTCGATCGGTTCCTCGAGCACGTCCTCGACGAGCACAACGAGCGCCGCCGGATCGAGGGAGAACGGTTCGCGGTCAGGGACATGGTGGACGTGCTCCTCCAGCTCGCCGACGACCCCAACTTGGACGTCAAGATCGAGAGGCACGGCGTCAAGGCGTTCATTCAG GACTTGATTGCCGGCGGCACCGAGAGCTCCTCGGCCACGGTGGAATGGGCTCTGTCGGAGCTTCTCAGGCGGCCGGAGGTGATGGAGAAGGCGACGGAGGAGCTGGACCGGGTGGTTGGGCGCGGGCGGTGGGCGGAGGAGAAGGACATGGAACGGCTTGACTACATCAGGGCGATCGTGAAGGAGGCGATGCGGATGCACCCGGTGGCGCCCACTCTGGTACCCCACCTCTCGACGGAGCACACGAGGTTCGACGGGTACGACATCCCCGCCGGCACGATGGCGATCGTCAACGTGTGGTCCATCGGGCGGGATCCGGAGGTGTGGGAGGAGCCGGAGGAGTTCCGGCCGGAGAGGTTCCTGGGCAGCACGGTCGACGTGAGCGGGCACGACTTCCAGCTGATACCGTTCGGGCCGGGAAGGCGAATGTGCCCGGGGTACCGGCTGGGGCTGAAAGTGGTGCAGATGGGCGTAGCCAACTTGCTGCACGGCTTCAACTGGCGGCTGCCGGAGGGGATGAAGGCGGAGGATGTGAGCATGGAGGGGTTCTTTCGGCTGTCCACGACGCGGAAGGTGCGGTTGGAGGCCAAGTTGCCGGCCCACCTCTACGCCTAA